A window from Branchiostoma lanceolatum isolate klBraLanc5 chromosome 9, klBraLanc5.hap2, whole genome shotgun sequence encodes these proteins:
- the LOC136442268 gene encoding zinc finger protein 431-like: MEEQETTRQEPSCEAGHPGNETSAREHQKIDTKGQQEKGQESLCKETCGMTSNQPGESASPLPQVQTHAGQVVAWMPALLVTFGGGANIGEQGNANIAGVQARQTKGHDTAHTVFTNEDCLRKKVKKSYNCDECNFSSAYRNSLIKHKAKHTKPFMCGECGFRTNRSAYLTIHMKKHTGENPYKCDQCDYSTRKEADLNLHMKTHTAEKRYKCGKCEYRTACKTSLAMHMTNHTGERPYKCDQCDYAAAHKCNLKQHKFKHTGEKPYKCDQCDYAAAHKHNLKQHKLRHTGEKPYKCGECEYRAVNKTSLTIHTIIHTGEKPYKCDQCDYAAVQKGSLEAHKLKHTGERPYKCDQCDYTSIRKSTLDRHMTKHTGEKPYKCGECEYRTALKASLTMHMTIHTGEKRYKCDHCDYATARKRHLDQHMTKHTGEKPYKCGECEYRTAYMANLTIHMTNHTGEKPYKCDHCNYATARKRDLDKHMVKHTGEKPYMCGECEYRTAYMANLTKHMTSHTSERPYKCDQCDYAAAHKCNLQRHKLIHTGEKPYKCDHCDYATARKRGLDRHMTKHTGEKPYKCEECGYRAAERYTLTRHMRTHSSENPYR; encoded by the coding sequence ATGGAAGAGCAAGAGACCACAAGACAAGAGCCAAGCTGTGAAGCTGGacatcctgggaacgagacatCTGCAAGAGAACATCAGAAAATAGACACAAAAGGGCAGCAGGAGAAGGGACAGGAAAGTCTATGCAAGGAAACCTGCGGTATGACTTCCAACCAGCCTGGGGAGAGCGCCTCACCTCTACCACAGGTACAGACTCATGCAGGGCAGgtggtagcctggatgccagctTTGCTAGTAACATTTGGTGGTGGCGCAAACATTGGGGAGCAGGGTAACGCTAACATTGCTGGCGTCCAGGCTAGACAGACGAAGGGGCATGATACTGCACATACCGTTTTTACAAATGAGGACTGTTTACgcaagaaagtaaaaaagtcGTACAATTGTGACGAGTGCAACTTTTCGTCGGCGTATAGAAACAGTTTGATAAAACACAAGGCTAAACACACGAAGcccttcatgtgtggagagtgcgggttcaggacgAATCGCAGCGCCTACCTGACCATACATATgaaaaaacatacaggtgagaatccctacaaatgtgaccagtgcgactattctaccAGGAAAGAAGCCGATTTAAATCTGCATATGAAAACACACACTGCTGAGAAACGCTACAAATGTGGGAAGTGCGAGTACAGGACAGCTTGCAAGACTAGCCTAGCCATGCACATGACGAACCACACCGGTGAaagaccctacaaatgtgaccagtgtgactacgcTGCTGCACACAAATGCAATTTAAAGCAGCATAAGTTCAAACACACCggcgagaagccctacaagtgtgaccagtgtgactacgctgctgcacacaaacacaatttAAAGCAGCATAAGCTCAGACACACCGGCGAGAAGCCCTATAAGTGTGGGGAGTGCGAGTACAGGGCCGTTAACAAGACTAGCCTAACCATACACACGATAAtccataccggtgagaaaccctacaaatgtgaccagtgcgactacgCTGCTGTACAGAAAGGCAGTTTAGAAGCACATAAGCTCAAACATACCGGCGagagaccctacaaatgtgaccagtgtgactacacTTCCATACGGAAAAGCACTTTGGATCGacacatgactaaacacactggtgagaagccctacaagtgtggggaaTGCGAGTACAGGACTGCTCTCAAAGCTAGTCTGACCATGCATATGACGatccatacaggtgagaaacgctacaaatgtgaccattgTGACTACGCTACTGCACGGAAAAGGCATTTGGATCAacacatgactaaacacactggagaaaaaccctacaagtgtggggagtgcgaGTACAGGACGGCTTACATGGCTAACCTGACCATACATATGACAAaccataccggtgagaaaccctacaaatgtgaccattgTAATTACGCTACTGCACGGAAGAGGGATTTGGATAAACACATGgttaaacacactggtgaaaaaccctacatgtgtggagagtgcgagTACAGGACGGCTTACATGGCTAACCTAACCAAACACATGACAAGCCATACCAGTGagagaccctacaaatgtgaccagtgcgactacgCTGCTGCACACAAATGCAATTTACAGCGGCATAAGCTCATACACACCggcgagaagccctacaagtgtgatcacTGTGACTACGCTACTGCACGGAAAAGGGGTTTGGATCGacacatgactaaacacactggcgagaagccctacaaatgtgaggagtgcggatacagagcTGCTGAAAGATATACCCTTACacgacatatgagaacacattcAAGTGAGAACCCCTACAGATGa
- the LOC136442303 gene encoding zinc finger protein 568-like gives MDENIYKIPTDELPTEHPGHETISQENPLTDTGGQQDKEEVKPGHPPVQGQIEQTDRLAVKRTAEKRFACTECDYRAASKADLIKHTRTHTGEKPYKCDQCEYSAAKKSNLDRHRRKHTGEKPYKCDQCDYSAARKSNLDRHITKHTGDKPYMCGECGYRTTRKSYLSIHMRTHTGKKPYKCDQCNYFSAWKSSLDRHMLKHTGQKTYMCGECGYRTANHSHLSVHMRKHTGEKPYKCDQCDYSSAQKCHLARHMYKHTGDKPYMCGECGFRTANRSTLSEHMRSHTGDKPYKCDQCDYSSAQQGNLNRHMFKHTEEKPYMCEECGYRTGNRSHLIDHMKIHTGVKPFK, from the coding sequence ATGGACGAGAACATTTATAAGATTCCTACGGACGAGCTGCCAACTGAACACCCTGGGCACGAGACAATCAGCCAAGAGAACCCGTTAACAGACACGGGAGGGCAGCAGGACAAGGAAGAGGTCAAGCCTGGCCATCCTCCCGTACAGGGTCAAATAGAGCAGACGGACAGGCTTGCGGTGAAACGTACTGCGGAAAAACGCTTCGCATGTACGGAATGTGACTACCGTGCAGCTTCAAAGGCTGACCTTATCAAACATAccagaacacatacaggtgagaaaccctataaatgtgaccagtgcgaatatTCTGCTGCAAAGAAAAGCAATTTAGACCGTCACAGGCGtaaacacaccggagaaaaaccctacaagtgtgaccagtgtgactattctgctgcacggaaatccAATTTAGATCGACATATaactaaacacactggagataaaccatacatgtgtggagagtgcggatatAGAACGACCAGAAAGTCTTACCTCTccatacatatgagaacacatacaggtaaaaaaccctacaaatgtgaccagtgtaacTATTTTTCTGCGTGGAAAAGCAGTTTAGACCGACACATGTTAAAACACACCGGACAAAaaacctacatgtgtggagagtgcggatacaggacggcgAACCATTCTCACCTATCCgtgcatatgagaaaacatacaggtgagaaaccctataaatgtgaccagtgtgactattcttctGCACAGAAATGTCATTTAGCCCGACATATGTATAAACACACTGGagataaaccctacatgtgtggagagtgcggattcagaACAGCCAACAGGTCTACcctatccgaacatatgagaagcCATACAGGTGAtaaaccctataaatgtgaccagtgcgactattcttctGCGCAGCAAGGCAACTTGAACCGACACATGTTTAAACATACTGAAgaaaaaccatacatgtgtgaggagtgtgggtacagaacgGGCAACAGGTCTCACCTAATCGaccatatgaaaatacatacaggTGTGAAACCCTTTAAATAA
- the LOC136442301 gene encoding gastrula zinc finger protein XlCGF57.1-like, with product MDETIGEIPVEELTTGHPGNEESISEELATVTGRQRDKEEDVPREETCGVKPDHPRGPDRIEQPDGLIEVKPTGKKRYKCDQCDYCTLRNSDLNKHMVKHTAEKPYMCGECGYRTAYRSVLSKHIRKHTGEKPYKCDQCEYSAAQKCHLDCHKRKHTGEKPYKCDQCDYSAALKKSLDQHVLKHSGEKPYMCGECGFRTARKSRLSEHMRTHTGEKPFKCSLCDYSSAREKDLGRHILKHTGEKPYMCGECGYRTAYRETLTVHMRTHTGEKPYKCDQCYYSAAQKVHLDLHMAKHTGDKPYMCGECGFRTAYRSHLSEHMKIHTGEKPYKCDQCEYTAAKKSNLHRHLAKHT from the coding sequence ATGGACGAGACAATAGGCGAGATTCCTGTGGAAGAGCTGACAACTGGACACCCTGGGAACGAGGAAAGCATCAGTGAGGAGCTAGCAACAGTCACGGGAAGGCAGCGGGACAAGGAAGAGGACGTCCCACGTGAAGAAACGTGCGGGGTAAAGCCTGACCATCCTCGTGGACCTGATCGAATAGAGCAGCCGGACGGTCTTATTGAGGTGAAGCCTACAGGCAAGAAgcgctacaaatgtgaccagtgtgactattgtACTTTGCGAAATAGTGATTTGAACAAACATATGGTTAAACACACCGCagaaaaaccttacatgtgtggcgagtgtggatacagaacgGCTTACAGGTCTGTCCTATCCAAACATataagaaaacatacaggtgagaaaccctacaaatgtgaccagtgcgaatattctgctgcacagaaatgccATTTAGACTGTCACAAGcgtaaacacactggagaaaaaccctataaatgtgaccagtgtgactattctgctgcactcaAAAAGAGTTTAGACCAACACGTGCTTAAACACagtggagaaaaaccctacatgtgtggagaatgTGGGTTCAGGACGGCTAGAAAAAGTAGattatccgaacatatgagaactcatacaggtgagaagcccttcAAATGTAGcctgtgtgactattcttcTGCGCGGGAAAAAGATTTGGGACGCCATATTCTtaaacacaccggagaaaaaccctacatgtgcggggaatGTGGTTACAGGACGGCCTACCGGGAAACCTTAACagtacatatgagaacacatacaggtgagaaaccctataaatgtgaccagtgctactattctgctgcacagaaagtaCATTTAGACctacacatggctaaacacactggagataaaccctacatgtgtggagagtgcggattcagaACGGCCTACAGGTCTCACCTATCAGaacatatgaaaatacatacaggtgagaaaccctataaatgtgaccagtgcgaatatACTGCTGCAAAGAAAAGCAATTTACATCGACACCTGGCTAAACACACTTGA
- the LOC136442291 gene encoding zinc finger protein 431-like isoform X1: MRGNVRGKACSWPFSRAGPNRADWQASGETNVDKRFACTECDYRTASKADLTKHTRKHTGEKPYKCDQCDHSAAQKCDLLRHKRTHTGEKPYKCDQCEYSAAQICNLDRHITKHIGDKPYMCGECGYRATRKSHLSEHMKIHTGEKPFKCDRCDYSSVRKGDLKKHTAYHTGEKPYMCGECGYRTVDRSQLTIHMRKHTGEKPYKCDQCDYSSAQKVNLDRHMFKHTGEKPYMCGECGFRTADRSHLYVHMRRHTGEKPYKCDQCNYSAAHKCDLNRHKRKHTGEEPYMCGECGYRATKKSYLSEHMRIHTGGKPFKCDQCDYSSLWKVNLDRHMFKHTGEKPYMCGECGFRTADRSHLYVHMRRHTGEKPYKCDQCDYSAAQKCDLDRHKRKHTGEKPYMCGECGYRTTRKSYLSEHMRIHTGE; this comes from the coding sequence ATGCGAGGAAACGTGCGGGGTAAAGCCTGCAGCTGGCCATTCTCCCGAGCAGGGCCGAACAGAGCAGACTGGCAGGCTAGCGGGGAAACGAACGTGGACAAACGCTTCGCGTGTACAGAGTGTGACTACAGGACAGCTTCAAAGGCTGACCTAACCAAACACAccagaaaacatacaggtgagaaaccctacaaatgtgaccagtgtgaccattctgctgcacagaaatgcgATTTACTTCGACACAAGCGTACACAcaccggagaaaaaccctacaagtgtgaccagtgcgaatattctgctgcacaaaTATGCAATTTAGATCGACACATAACTAAACACattggagacaaaccctacatgtgtggagagtgcggatacagagcGACCAGAAAGTCTCACCTATCTGAACATATGAAGATacatacaggggagaaaccgtTTAAATGTGACCGGTGTGACTATTCTTCTGTGCGAAAAGGTGATTTAAAGAAACATACGGCTTATCAcaccggagaaaaaccctacatgtgcggagagtgtgggtacaggacagtggACAGATCTCAACTAACCAttcatatgagaaaacataccggtgagaaaccatacaaatgtgaccagtgcgactattcttctgcacagaaagtcaatttagaccgacacatgtttaaacacactggagaaaaaccctacatgtgtggagagtgcggattcagaACGGCTGACAGGTCTCACCTATACGTGCATATGAGaagacatacaggtgagaaaccctacaaatgtgaccagtgcaactattctgctgcacacaaGTGCGATTTAAATCGACACAAGCGTAAACACACCGGAGAagaaccctacatgtgtggagagtgcggatacagagcGACCAAAAAGTCTTACCTATCTGAACATATGAGAATACATACAGGGGGGAAACCATTTAaatgtgaccaatgtgactaCTCTTCTTTATGGAAAGTCaatttagaccgacacatgtttaaacacactggagaaaaaccctacatgtgtggagagtgcggattcagaACGGCCGATAGGTCTCACCTATACGTGCATATGAGaagacatacaggtgagaaaccctacaaatgtgaccaatgcgactattctgctgcacaaaaaTGCGATTTAGATCGACACAAGCGtaaacacaccggagaaaaaccctacatgtgtggagagtgcggatacagaacgACCAGAAAGTCTTACCTATCTGAACATATGAGAATACATACAGGGGAGTAA
- the LOC136442267 gene encoding zinc finger protein 845-like produces MDEEIGEIPEDELPTEHSGNETNSGDDPVADTGRQLDKEEEIPCEETCGVKPAADYSPVQGRTEQTGRLAVKLPVEKRLACTECDFRVASKTDLIRHTRKHTGEKPYKCDQCEYSAAQKCNLDSHKRKHTGEKPYKCDQCDYSAALKKSLDQHVLKHSGEKPYICGECGFRTARKSRLSEHMRTHTDEKPFKCSQCEYSSARKIYLARHILKHTGEKPYMCGECGYRTAYRANLTIHMRTHTGKKPYKCDQCDYSAAQKDNLDRHMFKHTGEKPYMCGECGFRTADRSYLSVHMRKHTGEKRYKCDQCDYATVRKGDLNKHMVKHTGDKPYMCGECGYRTGDRSYLSNHMKIHTGEKRYKCDQCGYSTLRKGDLAIHVAKHTGDKPYMCGECGFRSADSSYLSVHMRKLTGEKPYKCNECDYSAAQKGNLDQHMAKHTGEKPYMCGECGFRTAYRSHLSEHMKKHTGEKPYKCDQCEYSAAKKSNLDRHLAKHSGEKPYICEECGFKTAHRCHLSEHMKIHAGEKPYKCDQCDYSAAQKGHLARHMAKHTGEKPYMCGECGFRTANRSYLTEHMKIHTGKKPYKCDQCDYATARKSSLNRHMVTHT; encoded by the coding sequence ATGGACGAGGAAATAGGCGAGATTCCTGAGGATGAACTGCCAACTGAACACTCTGGGAACGAGACAAACAGCGGCGATGACCCGGTAGCAGACACGGGAAGGCAGCTGGACAAGGAAGAAGAAATTCCATGCGAGGAAACGTGCGGGGTAAAGCCTGCAGCTGACTATTCTCCCGTACAGGGTCGAACAGAGCAGACGGGCAGGCTCGCGGTGAAACTTCCTGTGGAAAAACGCTTGGCGTGTACTGAATGTGACTTTAGGGTGGCTTCAAAGACTGACTTGATCAGACACAccagaaaacatacaggtgagaagccctacaaatgtgaccagtgcgaatattctgctgcacagaaatgcaATTTAGACAGTCACAAGCGtaaacacaccggagaaaaaccctataaatgtgaccagtgtgactattctgctgcactcaAAAAGAGTTTAGACCAACACGTGCTTAAACACagtggagaaaaaccctacatatgtggaGAATGTGGGTTCAGGACGGCTAGAAAAAGTAGattatccgaacatatgagaactcatacagatGAGAAGCCCTTCAAATGTAGCCAGTGTGAATATTCTTCTGCGCGGAAAATATATTTGGCACGCCACATTCTtaaacacaccggagaaaaaccctacatgtgcggggaatGTGGTTACAGGACGGCCTACAGGGCTAACTTGACaatacatatgagaactcatacaggtaagaaaccctataaatgtgatcagtgcgactattctgctgcacagaaagacaatttagaccgacacatgtTTAAACAtaccggagagaaaccctacatgtgtggcgagtgcggaTTCAGAACGGCCGACAGGTCTTACCTATCCgtgcatatgagaaaacatacaggcgaGAAgcgctacaaatgtgaccagtgtgactatgctACTGTGCGAAAAGGGgatttaaacaaacatatggttaaacacactggagacaaaccctacatgtgtggagaatgCGGATACAGAACGGGCGACAGGTCTTACCTATCCAaccatatgaaaatacataccggtgagaagcGCTACAAATGTGATCAATGTGGCTATTCCACTTTGCGAAAAGGTGATCTAGCCATACACGtagctaaacacactggagataaaccctacatgtgtggagagtgtgggttTAGATCTGCCGATAGTTCTTACCTGTCTGTGCATATGAGAAAActtacaggtgaaaaaccctacaaatgtaacgagtgcgactattctgctgcacagaaaggcaatttagaccaacacatggctaaacacactggagagaaaccctacatgtgtggagagtgcggattcagaACGGCCTACAGGTCTCacctatccgaacatatgaaaaaacatacaggtgagaaaccctataaatgtgaccagtgcgaatatTCTGCTGCAAAGAAAAGCAATTTAGATCGACACCTGGCTAAACACTCCGGAGAAAAACCTTACATATGTGAAGAGTGCGGATTCAAAACGGCCCACAGGTGTCACCTATCAGaacatatgaaaatacatgcaggtgagaaaccctataaatgtgaccagtgcgactattctgctgcacagaaaggccaTTTAGcccgacacatggctaaacacactggagagaaaccctacatgtgtggagagtgcggattcagaACGGCCAACAGGTCTTACCTAACCGaacatatgaaaatacatacaggtaaaaagccctacaaatgtgaccagtgtgactatgctACGGCACGGAAAAGCTCTTTAAACAGACACATGGTTACACACACTTGA
- the LOC136442273 gene encoding zinc finger protein 845-like — translation MDETMGEIPVDELPTEHPGHEKNSSEDPVTDMARQQDKDGGGPCEETCGVKSGHPPVQGRAEQTDRLAVKRGTDKRFACTECGYRTASKAYLLKHTRKHTGEKFFKCDQCDYSTSWKGTLNRHKRKHNGEKPYKCDQCDYSAAQKGNLDRHITKHTGDKPYMCGECGFRTADRSHLSEHMRRHTGEKPYKCDQCGYSSTLKVSLDRHMFKHTGEKPYMCGECGYRTANQSHLSQHMRIHTGEKPFKCDQCDYSTARKNDLNKHVAKHTGEKPYMCGECGFRTNDKSVLSRHMTTHAGEKPYMCGECGYRTADRSYLSAHMRIHTGEKSFKCDQCDYSSVRKRDLNRHMTKHTGDKPYMCGECGYRTAYRANLTIHMRTHTGEKPYKYDQCDYSAAQKGHLDQHMTKHTGDKPYMCGECGYRTAYRTNLTIHMRTHTGEKPYKCEQCDYSSVWKGSLDRHMLKHTGEKPYMCGECGFRTADRSTLSVHMRNHTGEKPYKCDQCDYSAAQIGHLDQHMTTHTGDKPYMCGECAFRTADRSTLSVHMRNHTGEKP, via the coding sequence ATGGACGAGACAATGGGCGAGATTCCTGTGGACGAGCTGCCAACTGAACACCCTGGGCACGAGAAAAACAGCAGCGAGGACCCGGTAACAGACATGGCAAGACAACAGGACAAGGATGGGGGCGGTCCATGCGAGGAAACGTGCGGGGTGAAATCTGGCCATCCTCCCGTACAGGGTCGAGCAGAGCAGACGGACAGGCTTGCGGTTAAACGTGGTACGGACAAACGCTTCGCGTGTACGGAGTGTGGCTACAGGACAGCTTCAAAGGCTTACCTACTCAAACATACCAGAaagcatacaggtgaaaaattcttcaaatgtgaccagtgtgactattctacttcATGGAAAGGTACTTTGAACCGTCACAAGCGTAAACACAacggagaaaaaccctacaagtgtgaccagtgtgactattctgctgcacagaaaggcaatTTAGATCGACATATaactaaacacactggagataaaccatacatgtgtggagagtgcggattcagaACGGCCGACAGGTCTCacctatccgaacatatgagaagacatacaggtgaaaaaccctacaaatgtgaccagtgtggctattcttctacattgaaagtaagtttagaccgacacatgtttaaacacactggagaaaagccctacatgtgtggagagtgcggatacaggacggcgAACCAGTCTCACCTATCCCAGCATATGAgaatacatacaggtgagaaaccctttaaatgtgaccagtgtgactattccacTGCACGAAAAAATGATTTAAACAAACATGTGGCTaaacacacgggtgagaaaccctacatgtgtggggagtgtggatttAGGACGAATGACAAGTCTGTTCTCTCCCGACATATGACAACACATGcaggagagaagccctacatgtgtggagagtgcggatacaggacggccGACAGGTCTTACCTATCCGCGCATATGAgaatacatacaggtgagaaatcctttaaatgtgaccagtgcgactattcttctGTGCGAAAAAGGGATTTAAACAGacacatgactaaacacaccggagataaaccctacatgtgcggggaatGTGGTTACAGGACGGCCTACAGGGCTAACTTGACaatacatatgagaactcatacaggtgagaaaccctataaatatgaccagtgcgactattctgctgcacagaaaggccatttagaccaacacatgactaaacacaccggagataaaccctacatgtgcggggagtgcggtTACAGGACGGCCTACAGGACTAACTTGACaatacatatgagaactcatacaggtgagaaaccctataaatgtgagcagtgtgactattcttctGTGTGGAAAGGCAGTTTAGACCGACACATGTTAAAACAcaccggagaaaaaccctacatgtgtggcgagtgcggaTTCAGAACAGCCGACAGATCTACCCTATCAGTACATAtgagaaaccatacaggtgaaaaaccctataaatgtgaccagtgtgactattctgctgcacagataGGCCATTTAGACCAACACATGACTACACAtactggagacaaaccctacatgtgtggagagtgcgcaTTCAGAACAGCCGACAGATCTACCCTATCAGTACATATGAGAaatcatacaggtgaaaaaccctag